A DNA window from Thermosynechococcaceae cyanobacterium Okahandja contains the following coding sequences:
- a CDS encoding META domain-containing protein, with product MATAAPTSWLDQPLKDWNAQGGTLPTANRDELWGMNAEQCAEVIRAPQSPVERAVQQGGWYLFGTTAKHKAVEIVLGNMGFDGMCRPMAAQAFVFVDGRYAGTLSPELMNARSDGSLVWDVKFTGDRAFEVEFTRYSETDPLCCPSRMSTVTYQLSNGSRPRVMATNVTTVPVPPPNSSTPSLSGQRWQLRRIGTNQEVSVESVFIQFDAQQQRVTGFSGCNYFNGGYRLTGQNLTFGAIASTKRACLEEPIQSVEMKFYEALGQTTRYHLATDELHFYAGDRLLLTFRPMP from the coding sequence ATGGCTACTGCGGCACCCACCTCCTGGCTGGATCAGCCACTGAAGGACTGGAACGCTCAGGGGGGTACGTTGCCGACGGCTAATCGCGATGAGCTATGGGGGATGAATGCCGAACAGTGTGCCGAGGTGATCCGTGCCCCCCAATCTCCGGTGGAAAGGGCAGTGCAGCAGGGGGGCTGGTATCTATTTGGCACAACTGCTAAGCATAAAGCGGTGGAGATTGTGCTGGGCAATATGGGGTTTGATGGTATGTGCCGCCCTATGGCTGCTCAAGCCTTTGTTTTTGTTGATGGGCGCTATGCAGGCACTCTTTCTCCGGAACTGATGAACGCCCGTAGTGATGGCTCCCTTGTCTGGGATGTTAAGTTTACGGGCGATCGCGCCTTTGAGGTGGAGTTTACCCGCTATAGTGAAACAGACCCGTTGTGCTGTCCGAGTCGGATGAGTACGGTCACCTACCAACTGAGCAATGGCAGCCGTCCAAGGGTGATGGCCACAAATGTGACAACGGTACCGGTGCCACCGCCAAACTCATCCACCCCTTCCCTCAGTGGTCAACGCTGGCAACTACGGCGCATTGGCACAAACCAAGAGGTGAGCGTAGAGAGTGTATTTATCCAGTTTGATGCTCAACAGCAGCGGGTGACGGGCTTTAGTGGCTGTAATTATTTTAATGGCGGCTATCGCCTGACGGGGCAAAACCTGACCTTTGGGGCGATCGCCAGTACCAAGCGCGCCTGCTTAGAAGAACCCATTCAAAGTGTCGAAATGAAATTTTATGAAGCCCTAGGACAAACCACCCGCTATCATTTGGCGACAGATGAGTTGCACTTTTATGCCGGCGATCGCCTATTATTAACCTTCCGGCCTATGCCCTAA
- the aroH gene encoding chorismate mutase, whose translation MGWRVRAIRGATTATENSIPAIREAVLELLSEIERRNALDFSEVISVTFSVTRDLDQIFPAAIARECPHWRNIPLLDVQQMHVEGGLPYCIRCLIYFNTPNPDQPIYHAYLRHAQNLRPDLVVNGGYHPLELSSHSVGSL comes from the coding sequence GTGGGCTGGCGTGTCCGAGCAATTCGTGGAGCAACTACCGCCACTGAAAACTCTATCCCAGCGATCCGCGAGGCGGTGCTGGAACTCCTCAGCGAAATCGAACGGCGCAATGCCCTTGATTTCTCGGAAGTGATTAGTGTCACGTTTTCGGTTACCCGGGATTTGGATCAGATTTTTCCGGCGGCGATCGCCCGGGAGTGCCCCCACTGGCGCAACATCCCCCTGTTAGATGTGCAGCAAATGCACGTTGAGGGGGGGCTACCCTACTGTATTCGCTGCCTGATTTATTTCAATACCCCCAATCCGGATCAGCCGATTTACCATGCCTACTTGCGCCATGCCCAAAACCTACGGCCTGACCTTGTGGTTAATGGTGGCTACCATCCCCTTGAACTGTCCTCTCATTCTGTGGGTTCGCTATGA
- a CDS encoding CapA family protein encodes MAASLDLLWQQAQQGHAEAIAQLMNRTLQLKGIRALVRRRDDCLQIMFEAGRSLPPDACVQFVLKGLKRLDPQGILRVRLHGRLAGDDWPEWTQTVQLKERLPAATPATALAAAASLPAASDSTPSAVLAFTLSLLAIAGTGVVAWTLQNQPIAEVIPTDTPEPTAAVSPPEPSVPIMPAPAAVAERRLRIKAVGDMVLGTNFPNHRLPANPQTLFAQVKPHLQGADILFGNYESTLTDYPHPFKNTSSGRSFAFRSPPSYAQLLRDTGFDVLSIANNHSYDFNEQGFRDTIRHINAAGMTAVGDLNQIAYIEANGLKTAFIGFATYHGQNRIQDLNAGAALVQQAKQQADIVVVSFHGGAEGSDQIHTRDRSEYFYGEDRGNVVQFARTMIDHGADLVLGHGPHVPRALELYKGRLIAYSLGNFVGYQTLGSYGNLGKSLILDVELDGSGRFLQGKIIPVRIDHQGIPHIDQNFASVQLIRRLMEADFPTTPLQIERLGEIVSTEEP; translated from the coding sequence ATGGCAGCATCTCTGGATTTACTTTGGCAGCAGGCACAGCAGGGGCACGCCGAGGCGATCGCCCAGTTAATGAACCGTACGCTCCAACTGAAGGGTATCCGTGCCCTCGTGCGGCGGCGGGATGACTGTTTGCAAATTATGTTTGAGGCGGGGCGATCGCTACCGCCTGACGCCTGTGTGCAATTTGTCCTCAAGGGGCTAAAGCGGTTAGACCCCCAAGGAATTCTGCGGGTGCGTCTCCACGGTCGCTTAGCGGGAGACGACTGGCCGGAATGGACTCAAACCGTACAACTGAAGGAACGCTTACCGGCAGCCACTCCAGCCACCGCTCTGGCCGCGGCAGCGTCCCTCCCCGCAGCGAGTGACTCCACCCCCTCTGCGGTGCTGGCCTTTACCCTCAGCCTATTGGCGATCGCGGGTACGGGGGTAGTTGCTTGGACGCTGCAAAACCAGCCTATAGCCGAAGTTATCCCTACAGACACACCAGAGCCAACTGCCGCCGTCAGCCCGCCGGAACCGAGCGTGCCTATCATGCCAGCCCCGGCTGCGGTGGCAGAACGCCGCTTGCGCATTAAAGCCGTGGGAGATATGGTGTTGGGTACCAACTTCCCCAATCATCGCTTACCCGCAAACCCGCAAACCCTCTTTGCCCAAGTCAAGCCCCACCTACAGGGGGCAGATATTCTCTTTGGCAACTACGAAAGCACCCTCACCGATTATCCCCATCCCTTCAAAAACACCAGCAGTGGTCGCAGCTTTGCCTTTCGCTCCCCCCCTAGCTATGCCCAACTGCTGCGGGATACGGGCTTTGATGTTTTAAGCATTGCCAATAACCACAGCTATGACTTCAATGAGCAGGGCTTTCGGGACACCATCCGCCACATTAACGCCGCTGGCATGACTGCCGTTGGTGACCTGAATCAAATTGCCTACATTGAAGCCAACGGCCTCAAGACCGCCTTCATTGGCTTTGCCACCTACCATGGCCAAAATCGCATCCAAGACCTAAACGCTGGGGCAGCACTGGTACAACAGGCAAAACAACAGGCCGATATTGTTGTTGTCTCGTTCCACGGTGGAGCGGAAGGCAGTGATCAAATCCACACCCGCGATCGCAGCGAATATTTCTACGGCGAAGACCGCGGCAATGTGGTGCAATTTGCCCGCACAATGATTGATCACGGCGCTGACTTGGTGCTAGGGCATGGTCCCCACGTCCCCCGTGCCCTCGAACTCTACAAGGGTCGCCTGATTGCTTACTCCTTGGGTAACTTTGTTGGCTACCAAACCTTGGGCAGCTACGGCAACCTCGGCAAGTCATTGATTCTCGATGTGGAACTCGACGGCTCAGGACGCTTTCTTCAGGGCAAAATCATTCCGGTACGCATTGATCATCAGGGCATTCCCCACATTGATCAAAACTTTGCCAGCGTGCAACTGATTCGCCGTCTCATGGAGGCCGACTTCCCCACCACGCCCCTGCAAATTGAACGGCTAGGAGAGATCGTTAGTACGGAAGAGCCATAG
- a CDS encoding 5-formyltetrahydrofolate cyclo-ligase, with the protein MPRPVEDSFAPKAALRRQYLQWREQLSEAEWQERSHRLCQHLSAHPQFQAATTILTYVPHRREPDLRPLWRLPKRWGLPRVVGKRLVWHELAGHASGLAIGRYGILEPAADWPTIEPTTVDLCLVPAIACDRHGYRLGYGAGFFDRLFADLQWQSIPRWGIVFAATDQVTFPVDAWDSPLTAVCSEEGLRFPAA; encoded by the coding sequence ATGCCTAGGCCGGTAGAGGACTCCTTTGCCCCAAAAGCAGCTTTACGGCGGCAGTACCTCCAGTGGCGCGAGCAACTGAGTGAGGCCGAGTGGCAAGAGCGCAGTCATCGCCTCTGTCAGCATTTATCCGCCCATCCCCAGTTTCAGGCCGCAACAACCATCCTGACCTATGTGCCCCATCGACGGGAACCCGACCTGCGCCCCTTGTGGAGGCTACCAAAGCGCTGGGGGCTGCCGCGGGTGGTGGGCAAGCGCTTAGTCTGGCATGAATTGGCGGGTCATGCCTCAGGGTTGGCAATTGGCCGCTACGGCATTCTTGAACCGGCAGCAGACTGGCCGACCATTGAGCCAACCACCGTCGATCTCTGTTTGGTGCCCGCCATTGCCTGCGATCGCCATGGCTACCGATTGGGATACGGGGCGGGCTTCTTTGACCGCCTCTTTGCGGATCTCCAGTGGCAGTCTATTCCCCGCTGGGGTATTGTCTTTGCCGCCACCGATCAGGTGACCTTCCCGGTTGATGCGTGGGACTCCCCCCTCACGGCCGTATGCAGCGAAGAGGGACTGCGGTTCCCAGCCGCTTGA
- a CDS encoding CBS domain-containing protein, producing MTAAVRDYMTPNPYTIPADAAIADAIQLMEEKQVRGLPVLDSNGKLVGLVSEADLIVREAPLEPPLYITFLGSVIYFESPESFHQHLKKTLGQQVQDVMTPNPHTISVDAPISEAARLMVTHHISRLPVVDAQGQLVGIISRHDLLRALHNN from the coding sequence ATGACCGCTGCTGTTCGTGACTACATGACCCCCAACCCCTACACGATTCCCGCCGATGCCGCCATTGCGGATGCAATTCAACTGATGGAGGAAAAACAGGTGCGGGGCTTACCCGTTCTCGACAGCAATGGCAAGCTGGTGGGGCTAGTCTCGGAGGCAGATTTAATTGTCCGCGAAGCCCCCCTTGAGCCACCGCTCTACATTACGTTCTTAGGCAGTGTCATTTACTTTGAATCGCCGGAATCATTTCATCAGCACCTCAAGAAAACCCTCGGCCAACAGGTGCAGGATGTGATGACCCCTAATCCCCACACGATCTCGGTGGATGCGCCAATTTCTGAAGCGGCTCGGTTGATGGTAACCCACCACATTAGTCGTTTGCCGGTGGTAGATGCGCAGGGGCAACTGGTGGGCATTATTAGCCGCCATGATTTGTTACGGGCATTGCACAACAACTAG
- the sppA gene encoding signal peptide peptidase SppA, producing the protein MPWPLFRNYRHQIARLEITGAIAGGTRKRVLKALKTIEERGYPALLLRIDSPGGTVGDSQEIYGALKRLRSKLKIVASFGNISASGGVYIGMGAEHIMANPGTITGSIGVILRGNNLQRLLDKVGVSFKVIKSGPYKDILAFDRDLTDDETRILQELIDTSYLQFVQTVAEGRNLEVETVRQFADGRVFTGEQALALGLVDRLGTEEDARRWLAELAGLDPDKAKVQTIEEPKSPLARLFPRQQEQLERPWRAGLEWLEFEMATHGLPLWLYRP; encoded by the coding sequence ATGCCTTGGCCATTGTTCCGTAACTACCGCCATCAAATTGCCCGCCTTGAAATTACGGGGGCGATCGCCGGTGGCACGCGCAAGCGGGTTCTCAAAGCACTCAAAACCATTGAAGAGCGCGGTTACCCGGCACTTCTGTTGCGGATCGACAGCCCCGGCGGCACCGTGGGGGACTCCCAAGAAATTTATGGGGCGCTGAAGCGGCTGCGCTCAAAGCTGAAAATTGTTGCCAGCTTTGGCAATATCTCTGCCTCTGGCGGGGTCTATATTGGCATGGGCGCTGAGCACATTATGGCCAATCCGGGCACAATTACCGGTAGCATTGGTGTGATTTTGCGGGGGAATAACCTGCAACGGCTGCTGGATAAGGTGGGGGTCTCCTTCAAGGTGATTAAGTCAGGCCCCTACAAGGATATTTTGGCCTTTGACCGCGACCTGACCGATGACGAAACCCGCATTCTTCAGGAACTAATTGACACCAGTTACCTCCAGTTTGTGCAAACGGTCGCTGAAGGCCGCAACCTTGAGGTGGAAACGGTGCGCCAGTTTGCCGATGGCCGGGTGTTTACGGGGGAGCAGGCTCTCGCCCTGGGGCTGGTGGATCGCTTGGGCACCGAGGAGGATGCGCGGCGCTGGCTGGCGGAGTTGGCGGGTCTTGACCCCGATAAAGCCAAGGTGCAAACGATTGAAGAGCCTAAATCTCCCCTAGCGCGGTTGTTTCCACGCCAGCAGGAGCAGCTAGAGCGTCCGTGGCGCGCGGGGCTAGAGTGGCTGGAATTTGAAATGGCCACCCATGGGCTTCCCCTGTGGCTCTATCGCCCCTAA
- the murI gene encoding glutamate racemase codes for MGYIGVFDSGVGGLTVLRALQAQLPAESFLYFGDTARLPYGSRSRSEILQYVREILTWMGHQGIKMAVMACNTSSALALEQVRREFPFPILGLIEPAAQVAVSRGRRIGVIATPATVKSGAYARLLQKYAPEVAIAQVACPDFVPLVESNCLRGDRVRRIVRHTLSPLIEFRLDTLVYGCTHYPHLRHIIQECLPKSVYHLDPATAVAHTTVAALDALSLATSASHGQVHFYVSGPPEQFASLARQWLGYYPRVQHLPLSVLCQPTGDDITLPTVPAVIAS; via the coding sequence GTGGGGTACATTGGTGTGTTTGACAGTGGCGTTGGCGGCTTAACGGTTTTACGGGCGCTCCAAGCGCAGTTACCGGCAGAATCCTTTCTTTACTTTGGTGATACGGCACGCCTCCCCTACGGCAGCCGCAGCCGGAGCGAAATTCTCCAGTACGTGCGGGAAATTCTGACTTGGATGGGGCATCAGGGCATCAAAATGGCGGTGATGGCCTGTAATACCAGTTCTGCCCTTGCCCTCGAGCAGGTGCGCCGCGAATTTCCGTTTCCGATTTTGGGCTTAATTGAACCGGCGGCTCAAGTGGCCGTCAGCCGCGGTCGCCGGATTGGGGTCATTGCCACCCCTGCCACGGTCAAAAGTGGTGCCTACGCACGGCTGCTGCAAAAGTATGCCCCCGAGGTTGCGATTGCTCAAGTGGCTTGCCCAGACTTTGTCCCCCTTGTGGAAAGTAACTGCCTCCGCGGCGATCGCGTCCGCCGTATTGTCCGCCACACCTTATCTCCCTTGATTGAATTTCGACTCGACACCCTTGTGTATGGTTGCACCCACTACCCCCACCTGCGCCACATCATTCAGGAGTGCCTTCCCAAATCGGTGTATCACCTTGATCCGGCCACGGCAGTGGCCCACACCACCGTCGCCGCCCTAGATGCTCTATCCTTGGCCACCAGTGCTAGCCATGGGCAAGTTCACTTCTACGTCAGCGGTCCCCCGGAACAGTTTGCCAGCCTTGCCCGCCAATGGTTGGGCTACTATCCGCGGGTGCAACACCTGCCCCTGAGCGTTCTTTGCCAACCCACCGGTGACGACATTACCTTGCCCACAGTCCCTGCCGTGATTGCCAGTTAA
- a CDS encoding Bax inhibitor-1 family protein, with translation MSSTSNFQEAVRRARSSALVGPNVIRNALPFVGGGLVLTAVGSWGGLGVISTAPQVFMLTFIVAIIAEIALFFVARGVAAKGNTGAAVPLLATYSLLSGYTLAGLIYVALNTVGIMGIIIAAGGCGITFMAASPIGSNLSERDGFALAKTVQLGIIALLVVLVAQLLFSFFGVFTPTFLEIAISGVGVVLFVGAAVVDFFVLPRTYRDDQYLLAALSMYLTYINLFIFILRLLIALNRR, from the coding sequence GTGAGTAGTACCAGTAACTTTCAGGAAGCTGTTCGCCGCGCCCGCAGCAGCGCCTTGGTGGGCCCCAATGTTATCCGCAATGCACTGCCCTTTGTCGGGGGCGGGCTTGTCCTCACTGCCGTGGGTAGCTGGGGTGGCTTGGGGGTAATCAGCACCGCACCACAGGTGTTTATGCTGACCTTTATTGTGGCGATCATTGCCGAGATTGCCCTGTTTTTTGTGGCTCGCGGTGTAGCTGCTAAGGGCAATACGGGGGCAGCGGTACCGCTGTTGGCCACCTACAGCCTCCTCAGTGGCTATACCCTTGCGGGGCTTATTTATGTGGCCCTCAACACCGTTGGCATCATGGGCATTATCATTGCCGCCGGTGGCTGTGGCATTACGTTTATGGCCGCTAGCCCGATTGGCTCAAACTTGTCAGAGCGGGATGGCTTTGCCCTCGCGAAAACGGTGCAATTGGGGATCATTGCCCTCTTAGTGGTGTTGGTTGCCCAACTCCTGTTTAGCTTCTTTGGCGTGTTTACCCCCACGTTTTTAGAAATTGCTATTTCTGGGGTTGGCGTGGTGCTGTTTGTGGGGGCAGCGGTGGTGGACTTTTTTGTCCTGCCCCGCACCTACCGCGATGACCAATACCTCTTGGCGGCATTGTCGATGTACCTAACCTACATCAACCTGTTTATTTTTATTCTGCGCTTACTGATTGCCCTGAACCGCCGCTAG
- the aroB gene encoding 3-dehydroquinate synthase has product MSTLIPVPLPNSPYSIAIGTNTRLELPQWLAQHTQLTPSAPALMVSNPQIWRHYGAPIQAALEEQGWQVTPCVLPAGERYKTLKTVQKIYDAALAQRLERGSTFFALGGGVIGDMAGFAAATWLRGIAVVQIPTTLLAMVDAAIGGKTGVNHPQGKNLIGAFHQPRLVVVDPAVLRTLPRREFRAGMAEVIKYGVIWDAQLFALLQSLPGLDRISAIPSDTLDQILQRSCQAKVAVVCKDEREAGLRAILNYGHTIGHALERMGQYRLFNHGEAVAVGMVAAAALAVALGYWSADEAAAQNQLIEKTHLPTTIPSHFDIEGLVALLQHDKKVQAKKVRFILPTAIGHAQIVEEVPTDLILATLKHLQR; this is encoded by the coding sequence ATGAGTACGCTGATTCCTGTCCCTCTGCCCAATTCCCCCTACAGCATTGCCATTGGCACCAACACTCGCCTTGAACTGCCACAGTGGCTGGCGCAGCACACCCAACTGACCCCCAGCGCCCCTGCCCTCATGGTCTCTAACCCCCAAATTTGGCGGCATTATGGTGCCCCTATTCAAGCGGCTCTAGAGGAACAGGGCTGGCAAGTGACCCCCTGCGTGTTACCGGCAGGTGAGCGCTATAAAACCCTGAAAACGGTGCAAAAAATCTATGATGCTGCCCTAGCGCAGCGCCTAGAGCGAGGTTCTACCTTCTTTGCCCTGGGGGGCGGGGTCATTGGCGATATGGCGGGCTTTGCCGCAGCGACATGGCTGCGGGGCATTGCGGTTGTCCAAATTCCCACCACTCTTTTGGCCATGGTGGATGCAGCCATTGGCGGGAAAACAGGGGTCAACCACCCCCAAGGTAAAAACCTCATTGGTGCCTTTCACCAGCCCCGTTTAGTGGTGGTGGATCCAGCCGTGTTGAGAACACTGCCCCGCCGCGAATTTCGTGCTGGCATGGCAGAGGTGATTAAGTACGGTGTTATTTGGGATGCCCAACTGTTTGCACTGTTGCAATCGTTGCCCGGCTTGGATCGCATCAGTGCCATCCCTAGCGACACCCTCGATCAGATTTTACAACGTTCCTGCCAAGCCAAGGTGGCGGTTGTCTGCAAAGATGAACGGGAAGCTGGCCTGCGCGCTATTTTGAACTACGGCCATACCATTGGCCATGCCCTAGAACGTATGGGGCAATACCGCCTGTTTAATCACGGCGAAGCGGTCGCGGTGGGGATGGTGGCAGCAGCAGCGTTGGCGGTTGCGCTTGGCTATTGGTCGGCGGACGAGGCGGCTGCCCAGAACCAGTTGATCGAGAAGACCCACCTACCAACAACCATTCCGAGCCACTTTGACATCGAGGGCTTAGTGGCTCTGCTCCAACACGATAAGAAGGTACAGGCAAAAAAGGTGCGCTTTATCTTACCGACGGCAATCGGCCATGCCCAAATTGTTGAGGAGGTGCCCACCGACTTGATTCTGGCCACCCTCAAGCACTTGCAACGCTAG
- the rlmB gene encoding 23S rRNA (guanosine(2251)-2'-O)-methyltransferase RlmB: MTEKPRLRKVNRRDDRPQKSTGKPRPQRPVPGKRKPVQRETPELVNDAPELLYGRHTVLSALESGRPCNRIWVIPTLRYDPRFHQRLNDAKQQGAVIDTVTPERLDQLCQRGRHQGIAIQVAAYSYWSLEDLLAKASAVANPVLLAADGITDPQNLGAMIRTAEALGMQGIIIPQRRAVGITATVAKAAAGALDHLPVARVVNLNQALEALKTAGYWIYGLSERGSVPLSKVTFDHPTVFVVGGEGQGISLQTQKHCDHLVTIPLAGRTNSLNAAVAVGIALYEVCRQRSPAWDLTHSDHA; the protein is encoded by the coding sequence ATGACTGAAAAACCCCGACTGCGTAAAGTGAACCGCCGCGACGATCGCCCCCAAAAAAGCACCGGCAAACCTCGACCCCAGCGCCCCGTTCCGGGCAAGCGGAAACCCGTACAGCGCGAAACACCAGAACTGGTCAATGATGCCCCGGAGTTACTCTACGGTCGCCATACCGTGCTTTCAGCCCTTGAGAGTGGCCGCCCCTGTAACCGCATTTGGGTCATTCCAACGCTGCGTTACGATCCCCGCTTTCATCAACGGCTCAACGATGCCAAACAGCAGGGAGCTGTCATTGATACCGTTACACCTGAGCGACTAGATCAACTCTGCCAGCGGGGTCGTCATCAAGGCATTGCCATTCAGGTGGCTGCCTATAGCTATTGGTCGTTGGAAGATCTGTTAGCCAAAGCCAGTGCAGTTGCCAATCCCGTCTTACTGGCCGCCGATGGCATCACCGATCCGCAAAATTTGGGAGCCATGATCCGCACTGCCGAAGCCCTCGGGATGCAGGGGATCATTATTCCCCAACGCCGTGCGGTTGGCATTACCGCAACCGTGGCCAAAGCCGCCGCAGGGGCACTTGATCATCTGCCAGTGGCGCGGGTGGTGAACTTAAACCAAGCCCTCGAAGCCTTAAAGACGGCTGGCTATTGGATCTATGGCCTCTCAGAGCGGGGATCGGTGCCCTTGTCCAAGGTCACCTTTGATCACCCCACCGTGTTTGTGGTGGGTGGCGAAGGCCAAGGAATTAGCCTGCAAACCCAAAAGCACTGCGATCACTTGGTGACCATTCCCCTCGCTGGACGTACCAATAGCCTGAATGCCGCTGTTGCCGTTGGTATTGCCCTCTACGAAGTTTGCCGTCAGCGATCGCCCGCGTGGGATTTAACCCATAGTGATCATGCCTAG
- the aroC gene encoding chorismate synthase encodes MGNTFGQLFRVTTFGESHGGGVGVVVDGCPPQLDLCEADIQKELDRRRPGQSRLTTPRQESDRCEIISGVFQGKTLGTPIAILVRNQDPRPEHYAEMAQVYRPSHADATYDGKYGIRNWQGGGRSSARETIGRVAAGAIARKILAQVAGVEIIAYVKRVKDIEATVDPDTVSAAAVEANIMRCPDAATAEQMIALVDEIRRKANSIGGVIECVARHVPVGLGCPVFDKLEADLAKAVMSLPASKGVEIGSGFAGTLLTGLEHNDEFYADEQGRIRTRTNRSGGIQGGISNGENIILRVAFKPTATIGQRQKTVNQAGEETILAAKGRHDPCVLPRAVPMVEAMVALVLCDHLLRDHAQCHLLPRETPLAAVQGNQ; translated from the coding sequence ATGGGGAATACTTTCGGGCAGTTATTTCGAGTCACCACCTTTGGGGAGTCCCACGGCGGTGGGGTCGGTGTCGTGGTGGATGGCTGCCCGCCACAATTGGACCTGTGTGAAGCGGATATTCAAAAGGAACTGGATCGGCGGCGCCCGGGGCAAAGCCGCCTGACAACCCCACGCCAAGAGAGCGATCGCTGTGAAATCATTTCCGGCGTGTTTCAGGGGAAAACCTTAGGGACACCGATTGCAATTTTGGTGCGCAATCAGGACCCGCGACCCGAACACTATGCGGAGATGGCGCAGGTCTATCGTCCCTCCCACGCCGATGCCACCTACGATGGCAAGTACGGCATTCGCAACTGGCAGGGGGGTGGCCGCTCCTCAGCACGGGAAACCATTGGCCGCGTTGCCGCCGGGGCGATCGCCCGCAAAATTTTGGCTCAGGTGGCCGGCGTCGAGATTATTGCCTACGTCAAGCGGGTCAAGGATATTGAAGCCACCGTTGACCCGGATACGGTCAGTGCCGCAGCAGTAGAGGCCAATATCATGCGCTGTCCGGATGCCGCCACTGCTGAACAGATGATTGCCCTTGTGGATGAAATTCGCCGCAAGGCCAACTCCATTGGTGGTGTGATTGAATGTGTTGCCCGCCATGTGCCCGTCGGGCTGGGATGCCCCGTCTTTGACAAACTAGAAGCCGACCTTGCTAAGGCGGTGATGTCGTTGCCTGCCAGTAAAGGGGTTGAAATTGGCTCTGGCTTTGCCGGTACGCTCTTGACGGGGCTGGAGCACAACGATGAATTTTATGCCGACGAACAGGGGCGGATTCGCACCCGCACCAACCGTTCGGGCGGCATCCAAGGCGGTATTTCCAATGGTGAAAATATTATTTTGCGGGTGGCTTTTAAGCCCACGGCCACGATTGGTCAACGCCAAAAAACAGTGAATCAGGCGGGTGAAGAAACTATCTTAGCCGCCAAAGGACGGCATGATCCCTGCGTGTTACCGCGAGCGGTGCCGATGGTTGAAGCCATGGTGGCGCTGGTTCTGTGTGACCACCTGCTGCGGGATCATGCCCAGTGTCATCTACTGCCTCGTGAAACCCCCCTAGCGGCGGTTCAGGGCAATCAGTAA
- a CDS encoding iron-sulfur cluster assembly accessory protein, which produces MVELTTAAVQELERLQAHHGKQQGSSVFRIHVQPSSCGDWSYVLALVSEPEATDVVTHSQGWTIALAAEQVPLLRGLRVDYIEDLMGGAFRFHNPNASQTCGCGMAFSVATNDGSRLMDHA; this is translated from the coding sequence ATGGTGGAACTAACCACAGCAGCGGTTCAAGAACTGGAGCGCTTACAGGCGCACCACGGCAAACAGCAGGGCAGCAGTGTCTTTCGGATTCACGTGCAGCCCAGTTCCTGTGGCGATTGGAGCTATGTGTTGGCCTTGGTGAGCGAACCGGAAGCAACAGATGTGGTGACCCACTCCCAAGGGTGGACCATTGCCTTGGCGGCTGAGCAGGTTCCCTTACTGCGGGGACTGCGGGTGGACTACATCGAGGATTTAATGGGGGGGGCGTTTCGTTTTCATAATCCCAATGCCAGTCAAACCTGCGGTTGTGGCATGGCTTTTAGTGTAGCCACCAACGATGGCTCACGCTTGATGGATCACGCATAG